Within the Alteromonas sp. M12 genome, the region GTCCTATAATTAGTGCCAAAGCAGTGGCACAACGTATTACCTAGCGAAAATTTCTTTTAATATAGCGCCATCTAATTCATTGGGGGCAATATGAGTCAATCATTCTACCAACATCTCAATCAGCAAATTGAACAAGTCAAACAAGATGGCTTGTATAAATCCGAGCGTGTAATTACTTCAGCCCAGAGCGCTGATATAGTTGTTCAAAGCGGTGAACATGTACTTAATTTTTGTGCTAATAATTATTTAGGATTAGCCAATCATGAGGCGTTAATTGCCGCCGCTAAAGACGGTTTAGATGAGCATGGATTTGGTATGGCCTCGGTGCGCTTTATCTGTGGAACCCAAGATATCCATAAGCAGTTAGAGCAAAAAATCAGTGCTTTTTTGGGAATGCAGGACACCATTTTATATCCATCATGTTTTGATGCTAATGGCGGTTTGTTTGAGACTATTATGGGCCCTGAAGATGCCATTATCTCTGATGCTTTGAATCATGCCAGTATTATTGACGGTGTTCGTCTATGCAAAGCCAAGCGATATCGTTATGCGAATAACGACATGCAAGCCTTGGAAGAGCAATTGATTCAAGCCGAAAAAGATGGCGCACGTTTTAAATTAATTGCCACCGATGGCGTTTTCTCGATGGATGGTGTGATAGCCGATTTGCATAGTATTTGCGACTTAGCTGACAAATACGATGCCATGGTAATGGTCGATGATTGTCATGCTACTGGGTTTGTCGGTGAAAACGGACGCGGTAGCCATGAATACAATGATGTTATGGGGCGGGTAGATATCATTACCGGTACTCTTGGTAAAGCGCTTGGCGGTGCATCAGGTGGTTACACATCAGGTAAAAAAGAAGTCGTCGAATGGTTGCGTCAACGCTCTCGACCATATTTGTTTTCTAATTCTGTTGCACCTCCAATTGTTGCCGCGTCATTGAAAGTATTTTCGATGCTGGAGCAAGGGCATGAATTACGCCAGCAACTTAACCGAAATGCTAAACATTTTAGAAGCCGTATGGAAAGTGCCGGTTTTACCTTGTCAGGCAAAGACCATGCAATTATTCCGGTGATGTTAGGTGACGCGAAGCTAGCCAGTGAAATGGCTGACAAGATGTTAGAACGAGGCATTTATGTGGTTGGCTTCTCTTTTCCTGTTGTACCAAAAGGGCAAGCGCGAATTCGCACGCAAATGTCTGCCGCTCACTCAATCGAGCAGGTTGATCGTGCAATCGATGCTTTTATCGATGTCGGTCGTGAATTGAAGGTGATCTCATGAAATCACTTGCGAAATTATACCCCGAAAAAGGGATATGGATGAACGATGCTCCTGTCCCTGAAGTTGGTCACAATGATCTACTAATTAAAATCAATAAAACCGCAATATGTGGCACAGACATGCATATTTATCAATGGGACGAATGGTCACAAAATACCATTCCTGTGCCAATGATTGTAGGTCATGAATATGTTGGCGTAGTGGTTGAAATTGGTCAGGAAGTCAGAGGTTTTAACATAGGGGATCGGGTCTCTGGTGAAGGACACATAACTTGCGGGCACTGTCGAAACTGTCGTGCTGGTAGACGCCACTTGTGTCGCAATACCGAAGGTGTTGGTGTAAATCGCCCTGGGGCTTTTGCTGAGTACCTGGTGATTCCTGCGTTTAATGCATTTAAAATTCCCGACAATATCAGCGATGAGCTAGCGTCGATTTTTGACCCTTTTGGCAATGCAGTTCACACTGCTTTGTCATTTGACTTGGTTGGCGAAGATGTATTGATCACCGGGGCTGGTCCTATTGGTATTATGGCTGCAGCTGTGGCAAAGCATGCCGGTGCTAGGTATGTGGTTATCACCGACATCAACGATTATCGCTTAGATTTGGCTAACAAAATGGGCGCAACTCGCACGGTAAATGTCGCCACTCAAAATTTGCAAGATGTGATGCTTGAATTAGGGATGACCGAAGGGTTTGATGTTGGTTTAGAAATGTCAGGCGTCCCCTCTGCATTACGAGATATGCTGGCTAAAATGAATAATGGTGGTAAAGTTGCCATGTTGGGCATTCCACCTAAAGATGTGGCAATAGACTGGAACCAAGTGATTTTCAAAGGTTTAACCATTAAAGGTGTTTATGGCCGTGAAATGTTTGAAACTTGGTATAAAATGGCTAGTCTCTTGCAGTCAGGATTGAACTTAGATCCTATTATTACCCATCAGTTTTCTATCGACGACTTCCAACAAGGCTTTGATGCTATGGAGTCGGGACAATCTGGTAAAGTGATATTAAATTGGTAGTCGTTAACTAAACAATAGTAAATAGGGGTAGATTTGGAGCAGTTCGAACATATTTCCGTAGAACAAACACAAGCTCTTTTGTTAGACAAAAAAGCGCAACTAGTAGACATTCGAGATGAACAGTCATTTGCGGCTGGTCATATTGAAGGTGCGGTGCATTTAACCAATGGTAGTTTGCAGCAGTTTATGTCAGAAACTGAATTCGAAACCCCGGTTATTGTTTGTTGTTATCATGGTATTAGTAGCCAACAAGCGGCTCAATTTTTGATTCATCAGGGCTTCGAGCAAGTTTATAGCATGGATGGTGGTTTTGAAGCTTGGAAGGCTGCCATGCCTTTCGTCTCTCAGGAAGCAGACTAAAATTGTGAGTAAATCTCTCGAGTTAGTTAGCTTTGGCCATGAAAGTCCTGCAATGTTGTTGGTTACTTACTTAATTAGCCAGAATATCCCAGCTAGTTATGCTTATGCAGAAGGAGACTTAAACCATCAAGTCTTACTTGACGATCCTGCCTGCCTTCAAGAAGCCGCGTTTATTGTTAAGGAATTTGTCGATAACCCGACAGATCCTAAGTATCAGAAACACGCTTGGGAATTAGAGCAACAACTCTTACGTTCTAGACAAAAATCAGTATTCCCCAAACTGCGTTGGAGTATGTTCCAACAAACCCCGTTCATGTGGCTGATAATGGGCATATGTATTCTGGTTTATTT harbors:
- the glpE gene encoding thiosulfate sulfurtransferase GlpE, with translation MEQFEHISVEQTQALLLDKKAQLVDIRDEQSFAAGHIEGAVHLTNGSLQQFMSETEFETPVIVCCYHGISSQQAAQFLIHQGFEQVYSMDGGFEAWKAAMPFVSQEAD
- the tdh gene encoding L-threonine 3-dehydrogenase; amino-acid sequence: MKSLAKLYPEKGIWMNDAPVPEVGHNDLLIKINKTAICGTDMHIYQWDEWSQNTIPVPMIVGHEYVGVVVEIGQEVRGFNIGDRVSGEGHITCGHCRNCRAGRRHLCRNTEGVGVNRPGAFAEYLVIPAFNAFKIPDNISDELASIFDPFGNAVHTALSFDLVGEDVLITGAGPIGIMAAAVAKHAGARYVVITDINDYRLDLANKMGATRTVNVATQNLQDVMLELGMTEGFDVGLEMSGVPSALRDMLAKMNNGGKVAMLGIPPKDVAIDWNQVIFKGLTIKGVYGREMFETWYKMASLLQSGLNLDPIITHQFSIDDFQQGFDAMESGQSGKVILNW
- the kbl gene encoding glycine C-acetyltransferase; amino-acid sequence: MSQSFYQHLNQQIEQVKQDGLYKSERVITSAQSADIVVQSGEHVLNFCANNYLGLANHEALIAAAKDGLDEHGFGMASVRFICGTQDIHKQLEQKISAFLGMQDTILYPSCFDANGGLFETIMGPEDAIISDALNHASIIDGVRLCKAKRYRYANNDMQALEEQLIQAEKDGARFKLIATDGVFSMDGVIADLHSICDLADKYDAMVMVDDCHATGFVGENGRGSHEYNDVMGRVDIITGTLGKALGGASGGYTSGKKEVVEWLRQRSRPYLFSNSVAPPIVAASLKVFSMLEQGHELRQQLNRNAKHFRSRMESAGFTLSGKDHAIIPVMLGDAKLASEMADKMLERGIYVVGFSFPVVPKGQARIRTQMSAAHSIEQVDRAIDAFIDVGRELKVIS